CGGCGGTGCGCACGCCCATCGCGGACTTCCCCGAGTTGGCGCTGGGGACGTCGTCCACGCACGACCAGGTGACGATCGCCGGGCTGCTCACCGGCGCCGATGCCGCCGAACTGCGACGCATCGGCAAGCGTTCCGACTGGGCGCAGATCGAGCGCAGCCGCCGCAAGCTGGCCGAGATGGCCCATATTGACCCCGCCAAGCCGGCGCACCGCATCAGCAACGCCGACATCCATGCCGCCGTGGTGGCGCGCTACCGGTTGCTGGCCCAGTCGCCCAGCCGCGTGGTGCTTGCCAGCCTCGACGACGCCGCCGCGGTGCGCGAGCGTCCCAATGTGCCCGGCACCATTGACGAATACCCCAACTGGCGTCTTGCGCTGCCCGAACCCATCGACACCCTGTTGAACGCCCCCCTCGCCCGCGATGTGGTAGCGGTGATGCGCGAGACGCGATGAGGGTTGGGGATAGGCCACTAAGTGGATGGTCTTGGCGATTAGACGCATCCAAACCATCCACTTAGTGGTCTGAATCATCCACAGGTCCACCGCCCTCCGACAATCCGAACGATCCGCAACCACACTGGGGGCATGAAGAAGCGCATCGAACCCGGCACCGACCTGCTCGTGCTTGCTGCCCGTCAGGGCGGTTGCCTCACGTGGACCCAGTGCGCAGCTCACGGGCTCACTCGGTCCGCCATCAATCGCCTGTTGGCAGCCTCTTGGACGCGCACGGCGAGCGGCATCTACTGCATCCACCCACCGGATTAGCATGGACGGGGCTGCTCGCGGTTGGGCCCGGGGCAGTTGTCGGCTCCCACGCAGCGGCTTTCCTGGACGGGTTGATCGCGCAGACACCCCAAGACGTCGTCATATGGTCCCCTGTCCGGAGCTTTCGTAAAGCACCCCATTCTGTGACGTTCCGCCGAGGGAACCGCCGTGGGCACGGATCCCCACCGCGGACCTGGCCTGAGGAGAGCGCACTTGATGCGGCCAAGGACTGCGACGCAGATGGGTACGTCGCACTCATTGCCGCTGCGCTCAGCTCCGGACGGGTCAATTCGACGCAGCTACTGGACGCGGCCCGGGCGCGTTCGCGGCAAAGGCACCGTCAGCTGATCCTCGACATGTGCATGACATTGCCGGGCGTCGAAAGCGCGCTTGAAAGCCGCTACGTCCGCAACGTCGTCAGGGATCACGGGCTGCCCGAAGGCGAGCGTCAGGTGTGGTTGGGACGCACGCGGGTCGATTGCCTGATTCCCGAATACGGCCTCATCATCGAACTCGATGGCCGCGCCCACCATGAGCACCGACGCTTCCGTGACATGGGCCGCGATAATGCCAACCTCGTCGACCGCGGGCTCGTGACCCTGCGCTACGGCTGGCACGACGTGGCAACACGCCCTTGCAGCGTCGCCCGGCAGTTGGCATCGATCCTGCACCGAAGGGGGTGGGACGGCAGCCCCCGCCCCTGTAAGCGTTGTCGCCAGCCCGGGCCCCAGCTCCACTAAGTGGATGGTTACGGTCATTAGACGCATCAAAGCCATCCACTTAGTGACACTTCGACCCCCCGCACGCTAAAGGGCCCGACCCCCACCCCGGGGATCGGACCCTTTTGGCATTCTCAGTGATGGTGCCGCGAACGGCCCATCGTCATTGCAAGTGCTGCTTCAACCCAGCCGCGCGCGGCAGCTCAAGGCCGCACGACGGCCGGGCACCTACTTGGCGTCGGCCGTGGCAGGTAGCGCGGCATTGATCGCGTCGACCGAGGCCTTCGCGTCGCCGAACAGCATCGAGGTGTTGTCCTTGAAGAACAGCGGGTTCTGCACGCCGGCATAGCCAGCGCTCATGCTGCGCTTGAACACCACAACCTGCTTGGCCTCCCACACGTGCAGCACGGGCATGCCCGAGATGGGCGAGCCGGGCTCCATGGCAGCGGGGTTCACGGTGTCATTGGCACCGATCACGAGCACCACGTCGGTGTCCTTGAAGTCGTCGTTGATCTCGTCCATTTCCATGACGATGTCGTAGGGCACATGGGCCTCTGCGAGCAGCACGTTCATGTGGCCGGGCAGGCGGCCGGCAACCGGGTGGATGCCGAAGCGCACCTCGGTGCCATTGGCCTGCAGCTTCTTGACGAGCTCGGCGACGGGGTACTGCGCCTGGGCGACGGCCATGCCGTAACCGGGGGTGATGATGACGCTCTCGGCGTCCTTCAGCATCTCGGCCACCTGCGCGGCGTCAACCTCATGGATGTCGCCCTGCGGGCCGGCGTCGGCGGTCGCGGTCTCCTGACCGAAGCCACCGAGGATCACCGACACGAAGTTGCGGTTCATGGCCTTGCACATGATGTACGACAGGATGGCGCCGGAAGCACCAACCAGGGCACCCGTGACGATCAGCACCTCGAGGCCGAGGCTGAAGCCGCTGAACGCGGCAGCCCAACCGGAGTAGCTGTTCAGCATCGAGATGACCACCGGCATGTCGGCACCACCGATGGCGGCCACCAGGTGGAAGCCGAGGGCCAGCGAGAGCACCGTCAGCAGGATGAGCGGCAGCCAGCCGCCGCCGTTCGCGAACCAGACGCCGAAGGCGATGATGGCGATGAGGCCACCCAGGTTGAGCCAGTTACGGCCCGGCAGGGTGAGCGGCGCCGACTTCATCTTGCCCGACAGCTTGCCCCAGGCGACGATCGATCCGGTGAAGGTGACAGCGCCGATGAACACGCCGATCCACATCTCATACATGTGGAAGGCGTCCGCATCGGGATGCTCGATGTAGGTGTTGATGCCGATCAGCACGGCGGCCAGGCCGACGAAGCTGTGCAGCTGGGCGACCAGCTCGGGCATGCCGGTCATTTCGACCTTGGCAGCCTTCCACAGGCCGATGGCGGCACCGATGATCATGGCGACCACCAGCAGCACCCAGGCGATTGCCTTGGTGTCGCCGTTGATCATGGAGACGACGGCAGCGATCAGCGCCAGGGCCATGCCCAGGATGCCGAACGCATTACCGCGCTTGGACGACTCGTGCTTGGACAACCCGGCCAGGGCCAGGATGAAGAGGATGCCCGAGACGATGAACGTCGAATTGATGAAGTTGTTGATGTAATCAGTTTCGAGGAGCACCATCGCCGATCAGTCCTTCCTGAACATGTTGAGCATGCGGCGGGTGACTGAGAATCCACCGAAGATGTTGATCGATGCGATGAGCACACCGAGGGCGGCGATGATCATGATCGCCGGATTGTCCTTCGGCAGCTGCAGCATGGCGCCCACGATGATGATGCCCGAGATGGCGTTGGTCACACTCATCAGTGGCGTGTGCAGGGCATGCGAGACGTTCCAGACCACGTAGTAGCCCACGACGCCGGCCAGTGCGAACACGCTGAACAGCGTGACGAACGAGGTCGGTGCGATCGTCAGCAGCGCGATGAGCACCACTGCGGTGGCCCCCACGATGCCGAACAGGAAGTACCAGGGCTTCGGGGGCTTGGGCTTGGCGGGTTCGGCTGCCGGCTTGGCGGCGGCCGCGGGCGCCGGGGTCGGGGCTGCGGAGACCTGGATCGGCGGCGGCGGGAAGGTGATCTCGCCGTCCTTCGTCACGGTCATGTTGCGCAGCACTTCGTCGTCGAAGTCGTCGACGAACTTGCCATCCTTGTCGGGGGTGGCCAGCCGGACGAGGTTCACCAGGTTGGTGCCGTACAGCTGCGATGCCTGGGTGGGCAGGCGGCTGGGCATGTCGGTGTAACCGATGATGGTCACGCCGTTGTCGGTGGTGTACTTCTCGCCGGGCTTGGTGAGCTCACAGTTGCCGCCGCCCAGCGCTGCCAGGTCGACGATCACGGAGCCGGACTTCATCGACTTCACCATGTCGGCGGTGATGAGCTTGGGGCTCGGCTTGCCGGGGATGGCCGCGGTGGTGATGATGACGTCGACCTTCTTGGCCTGCTCGGCGTACAGGTCAGCGGCGCGCTTGTTGTAGTCGTCGCTGGTCTCCTTGGCGTAGCCGTCGGAGCTGACGCCCTGCTCGGCCTCCTCGGGAGCCTTCACGTTGAGGAAGGTGGCGCCCATCGACTCCACCTGCTCGGCGGTCTCGGGACGCACGTCGGTGGCGAACACCTCGGCGCCCATCGAGTTGGCGGCGCCCAGCGCCGCCAACCCGGCGACGCCGGTGCCGATCACGAAGACCTTTGCCGGTGCCACCTTGCCTGCCGCGGTCACCTGGCCACCGAAGGTGCGTCCATAGGCGTAGGCCGCCTCGACCACAGCGCGGTAACCGGAGATGTTCGCAGTGGAGCTCAGTGCGTCCATCGACTGGGCACGGCTGATGCGGGGCACCATGTCCATGCTCATGCCGGTGACGCCGGCCTTCTGCAGGGCCTCGATGAGGCCGGGATTCTCTCGCGGATGGAGGAATGTGGCGAGCGTGGCGCCGCGGTGCATGGCACCCAGCTCCTCGACGCTCGGTTCGTTTACTGCCAGAACAATGTCACTGTCCCAGACGGTTTTCGAGTCGCCGAGCGATGCGCCCGCGGCCTCGTACTCCTCGTCCGGCAGTGAAGCCTGCTGGCCAGCACCGTGTTCAACCACCACCTCGTAACCCAGCTTGATCAGCTGGGGAACGGTCTTGGGGGTGGCAGCTACACGGCGTTCGCCGGGCAGGGACTCCCGTGGAATGCCAATTCTCATAGGGCTGAGGTTACCTGTCCCGGCGCGCGGACTTCACATCGAGGGTCCTCATGGTCGGGAGGATTCCCACAAAGCCATCGCCATGGCACGCGCACAGGCGTGTCACAGGGGTGGATGATCCCCCCTGGACGCCTCCGGGCGGGGCTCGTGGCGGTGATCGGAAGCCTTGGACGCGCCCGCGCAGGTTCGGGTCACGGCCGTGAAGGGGCTGGTCAGCAGCACTTTCGTGGCGACGCCGACTGGCTGCCCCGGAGGCTCCCCGGAAGAAATACGAAGGACCCTGTTGACTTCTGAAGGGTCCTGCGTATTGTATGTGAAGGAACCTTCGCAAAAGGCTTGGTTCAGGAGGGAGGACGCCATGGCAGCCAGGAACACCGCAGGCAGCTGGAACGGCGGGTCCGCAGGACGCGGCAACGCGGGGAACGGCGGCCACAACCGGCGCCACCGGGGTCGACCGCGCAACGACCACGGCGTCCCGAGGAATGCCTCCCGGAACCATCGTTCCGAAGGCTACGACCCCCGGGGCAACGACGTGCGGGGGAACGACTGGTGGAACGACGACCCCGACCGGTCCAATGCCTCGGCGCAGCCCTTTGGGACGGATCGTGCAGATCGTCCCGATTGGGCGGATCGTCCAGACAGGCCTGATCGGCCGGACCGTCCAGACAGGCCGGTTCGTCCGGATCGTCCAGACAGGCCAGATCGTCCAAATCGTCCAGACAGGCCAGATCGTCCCACCGGGTCGGACCTCTCCGGGCGCGCCGACCCCTCGCACGATTCCGACGACGGCGCATCCAGGGGGCAGTCGGGCAGCCAGCCCGATGTCGCCACGAATGTCACCGGCCGACTGGTCTACCTGTTCGCGCTGATGCGCCAGAGCGAGGCCCAGCTGCGTCGCGACCGCGGCGGACGCGGCGTGATGGAGGGCCAGGGTCGCGTGCTGCACATGCTGGCGCTGCACTCACCGATCGCCCAGAAGGAGCTGTCGTACCTGCTGGGCATCAGGCCGCAGTCGCTGGGTGAGCTGCTGGGCAAGCTCGAGGAATCCGGCCAGATCGCCCGGCATCCCGACCCCGACGACCGACGCGCCCAGGTGGTGGAGATCACCGCCCGGGGACGCGCCGCCGACTCCGACCGCCCCGCCGCGCCCGGTGATCCCTTCGCCGTGCTCGACCCCGACCAACAGCGGGAGTTCGTCACCCTGCTCGACCAGGTGATCGACGGCCTGGAGGCATCGATCCCCGGCGGCATCGACCGCCACCTGCAGACGATGCGCCGGGTCTGGGTGGACAACGACGGCTGGGATCCCGAGGCCGGACCCTCGTCCGGCCCCTACCAGGGACGCGGCCCGGGCTTCGGATGGCCGGGCGGACGAGGCCGCCGCCGGAACTGACCCACACAGCGCGACCAGCACCCGCTCCGGCCGCCCCATAGTCCACGACCGGATCACCCTTCGGTCGCCCGCGATGCCCCATCGAAGGGCCGCATGTCTCCCGCCGGGGAGCGTGCCCGCCCCAATGGCGTCCGCACCCCCTATCCCTCGAGCCTGAGCCCTCAGGCCCCTTCCCGGGGTTCCCCTGCCCCAAAACACCCAATTCCCAGGAGAAACCATGACTGAAACACTCGCCGTCGAGGCGCACGGACTGGTCAAGCAGTTCGGCTCGAACCGCGCCGTCGACGGAGTCGACCTGGCCATCGACCAGGGCGCCATCTACGGCGTGCTCGGCCCCAACGGTGCCGGCAAGACCACCACCATCTCGATGCTCACCACACTGCTACGTCCCGACGCCGGCAGCGCCACGATCTTCGGCCACGACGTGGAACGCCAAGCCGGCATCGTGCGCCAGCTGATCGGCGTCACCGGCCAGTACGCGTCGGTGGACGAAACCCTCACCGCCACCGAGAACCTGATGATCTTCGGGCGGTTGTTGGGCCTGTCACGGCGCCAGGCCCGCACCAAGGCCACCGAACTGCTCGAACAATTCGGCCTCACCGACGCCGCCGCGCGTCCGCTCAAGAACTTCTCGGGAGGCATGCGCCGACGCCTCGACCTGGCATCGTCGCTCATCGCCCAGCCGCCGCTGATCTTCCTCGACGAACCCACCACCGGGCTCGACCCGCGCACCCGCGGGCAGATGTGGGACACCATCCGCTCGCTGGTGGCCGGCGGCTCTACCGTGCTGCTGACCACCCAATACCTCGACGAGGCCGACCAACTGGCCAACCGCGTCGCCGTGATCGATCGTGGCCGGGTGGTGGCCGAGGACACCCCCGACGACCTCAAGCGCTCGGTGGGTTCGGCCTCGCTGATCATCACCCTGCGCGAGCCGGCCGACGCCGCCCCCACGACGGCGGTGATCGAGCGCGTGCTCGGGGTGGCCGCCTCGCGCAGCCCCGAATCGGGCCGCCTCACCATGCCGCTGACCGATCCCGACCATGTGACCGACCTGCTCAACGCGCTGCGCGCCGACAGCATCGGCCTGGTCGAGCTGAGCGTGCAGAAGCCGACCCTCGACGAGGTCTTCCTCACCCTGACCGGCCACGACACCCACAGCGCCAATCCCACCAATGGCGCTTCCGACAGCGCCGATACCACCGAATCCCCACTCACCGACGCCTCCGCGACGTCCACCAACTCTTCCGCCCGGGAGGCGAATGCAGCATGACCACACTTGTTGAGAACCCCACCGTCACCACGTCGCCGGTTGCCACCGGCCTGCACAACCGCGCAGACCTGGCCCAGACCGTGCGCAATTCACTGACCATGGCCTACCGCGGCCTGCTCAAGATCCGGCACAACCCCGAACAGCTCGTGGACGTGCTGGTGCAGCCGATCCTGTTCACCCTGATGTTCGCCTATCTGTTCGGCGGCGCGATCGCCGGCAATGTGGCGTCGTACCTGCCCGCCCTGATCCCCGGGATCCTGGTGCAGACCGTGATCACCACCTCGATGGTCACCGGCACCCAGCTACGCGAGGACATGGACAAGGGAGTGTTCGATCGCTTCCGTTCCCTGCCGATCGCCCGCATCGCACCTCTGGCCGGCGCGCTGCTGGCCGACACCATCCGCTATGCCATCGCGACCACGCTCACCTTCGCGATGGGCTATCTTCTGGGCCTGCGCCCGGCCGGCGGACTGGGCCGCGTGGTGGTCGCCGGGCTGCTCGTGATGGCCTGCGCCTGGGCGATCAGCTGGATCTTCGCGCTGCTCGGCGTCGTGGCCCGCACCGCGGCCAGCGTGCAGGGATTCGGCATGATCGTGCTGTTCCCGCTCACCTTCCTGTCCAACGCCTATGTGCCGGTGGACACGCTGCCGGCCGCCCTGAAGTGGTTCGCCAACGTCAACCCGCTGTCGCACCTGATCACCGCGGTGCGCGAGCTCATCAACCAGTCGACGATCAGCGGCGAGTTCTGGCTGACGCTGCTCGGCGCCGCCGTCATCGTGGCGATCTTCGCGCCGCTCACCGTGCGGGCCTATATGCGCCGCGCCTGAGGACGCTGCGCCCGCCGGTCGATCGGCGGGCGCCATCCCCTCCGGGGGCTATGAGCCCTCGACGGGGCCACTGGCGGAACCGGCCCGATCGGGCCTTAAGTGGCGGGTTTCGATGCGTCTAATCACCACAACCATCCACTGAGTGACGAACCCGGCCAGACCGGACGCCACGAACATGCCATCCGGGCCAGGACGCGTCCGGCAAGAAACCCCACTAACTGGACACCTGTGCGGCGTCATTCCCGCACAACTGCCCACTCAGTGAGGGTTCGGGTTACTGCACCCGGCTTCGGCCAGCCCCTTGGCCCAATCCTCAGGCCGCAAACGTCTCGGCCCCGGACGCTCCAACCTCCTGCTCATCGGCGTCGGTCAGTGGCGTCTCGAGGTCCTCCCCGGGAACGACGGCCGGCACGGTGCGCGCGCCCAGCAGCGGCTCGAGCCACACCGCGTCGCCCTCCAGGATGCCGCTGGTCTTGTGCACGGTGCGGGTGAGCTGCACCGTCACCTCCGGCTGGCCCGGCTCGGTGGGACGCACCGTGAGGCGCACCTCGAAGCCGATGCGCTGCACCCGCTCGAGGATGCCGGGGATGGCACCGGGACGCGGCTCGGCGTGCACCCGGATGTCATGGGGACGGATCAGCTGGCCGTCCAGGGTGGTGGTGTCGCCGAGGAAGCCCATCACGAAGCGGTTGGCGGGCTCGTCGTACAGCTCCTCGGGCGCGCCGATCTGCTCGATGCGTCCGCGGTTGATCACCACCACCGACTGCGCCAGCTCCAGCGCCTCCTCCTGGTCGTGGGTGACGAACACGGTGGTCACCTGCATCTGCTCGTGCAGGCGGGCCAACCATTCGCGCAGCTCCTTGCGCACCTTGGCGTCCAGGGCGCCGAAGGGCTCGTCGAGCAGCAGCACCTTGGGACGCACCGCCAGGGCCCGGGCCAGCGCCATCCGCTGGCGTTGGCCGCCCGACAGCTGCGCGGGCAGGCGGTCGGCGAACTGGCTCAGGTGCACCAGCCCCAGCAACTCATCGACGCGCTCGGCGATCTCGTCCTTGGGGCGCTTGCGCACGGTCAGGCCGAAGCCGACGTTCTTGGCCACGCTCATGTGCTTGAACGCCGCATAGTGCTGGAAGACGAAGCCGATGTCGCGCTTGCGGGCGGGCACCGTGGTGGTGTCGGTGCCCCCGATCACCACCGTGCCGGTGTCGGCCTTCTCGAGCCCGGCGATGATGCGCAGCAGCGTCGACTTGCCGCCGCCGGACGGCCCGAGCAGCGCGGTGATCTCGCCGGTGGGAATGGTCAGGTTGATGTCAGTCAGGGCCGCGAAGTCGCCGAACGACTTGTTGAGGCCCTCGATTTCGATGCTCATTTTGCGGTCTCCTTGGGACGAAGGATCGAGACGACGATGATCGAGATCACGGTCGCCAGGGTGAGCAGCAGGGCCACCGTGTAGGCCGTCTGCTGGTCGAAGTTCTGATAGGTCTCCTCCACGGCGAGCGTGGCGGTCTGGGTGAGCTGCGAGACATTGCCCGAGACCACCTTCACGGCGCCGAACTCGCCCAGCGAGCGGGCCAGCGACAGCACGACGCCATAGACGACGGCCCACTTGATGCCGGGCAGGGTGATGCGCCAGAACGCCTGCCAGCCGCTGGCGCCCAGCGAGTTGGCGGCCTGTTCCTGGTCGTCGCCGATCTCCTGCAGCACCGGGACGAGCTCGCGGATCATCAGTGGCAGTGACACGAAGACGGTGGCGAGCACCATGCCGGGGGTGGCGAAGATGATGCGGTAGCCGGCATGGAACAGGGCCCCGCCCAGGGCGGCGTCCTTGGCGTACACAAGGGTGAGCGCCAGGCCGACGACCACCGGCGACACCGACATCGGCAGGTCGACGAGCAGCGACAGGATGCGTCGTCCGGGGAAGCGGTAGCGCACCAGCAGCAGCGAGATGCCCACACCGAACACCAGGTTGATCACCACCGCGATGCCGGCGACGATCGCGGTGAGGCGCAGCGCCGAGGTCACCTGGGGGCTCGACAGGGTCTGTGCCACCACGCCGAAGCCCGACGAGAAGGTGTTGCGCACCACCAGGGCCACCGGCCAGGCGACCAGCAGCGTCAGATAGGCGATGGCGAACAGTCGTAGGCCCCATTTCACGGGGCGGGGTTCACGAATCACGACGGGCCGCCTTCCTGCGGATCACATCGAGCCCGAAGATCGCGAGGGCCGCGATGATGAGCATTCCGGTGGCCAGCGCCGACGCGGAGACCAGGTCGCCATTCTCGATATGGCTGAGCACGCGCACGCTGACCACCTCGGTGCGGTTGGGCAGGTTGCCCGACAGCAGCACCAGCGAGCCGTACTCGGAGATGCCGCGGGCGAAGGACAGCGCGGCACCCGAGGTGATGGCCGGCACCAGGGACGGCAGCACCACCTTGACGAAGATCGTCGGCTGGCTGGCGCCGAGCAGGCCGGCCGCCTCCTCGACGTCGGTGTCCAGTTCCTCGAGCACCGGCTGCACCGCCCGCACCACGAAGGGCAGGGTGACGAAGGCGAGCGCGAACACCACCGCCCAGCGGGTGTTGGCGATGTCGATGCCCAGCGGCGAGCCGTCGCCGTACAGCGACAGCAGCACCAGGCCGGCGACCACGGTGGGCAGCGCGAAGGGGATGTCGATCACCACGTCGAGCACCGAGCGTCCCCAGAAGCGGTCGCGCACCAGCACCCAGGCGATCAGCGTGCCCACCACCACGTTCAGGGCGGTGACCAGCAGCGAGATGCCGGAGGTGAGCAGGATGGCGTTGAGGGTCTGCTTGTTGGTCAGCGCCGCGACGAACGGTCCGACGCCTCCGCTGGCGGCCGTGCCGACCACTGCGGCGAGCGGGATGAGCACCAGCAGGCTGAACCACAGCACCGCCACGCCCAGGCCGATGCCCGACGAGCCGGTGAGGGCGCGACGCCCCGACTTCGATTCCCCTCCGTTGCCCTTCCCGCCGCCGGAGCGGCGCAGGCGGGAGCGCAGGGCGTCCCAGACGGCACCCAGCAGGGCGCGCGAGGCGGGTGTCTCGCCGGCGTCGGTGCGTGCGGGACGCGTGGCGCGGGCGGGGATCTCCGTGGCCCCGGCGATGCCGGTGACCCCCGAGATCACGGTGTCGGAGGCCGGCAGGCCGAGGCCCAGCTGACCCACACTGTGTTGGCTCATGAGCTGGCCACCTTGCTGAGGAGTTTGGTGATCAGGCCACCGTCTGCGAAGAACTTCTTGTTGACCTTTGACCAGCCGCCGAAGTCCTTGTCGATCGTCAGCAGGCGGTCCGGCGTCGGATAGGGATTGCCCGGGTCATTGGCGCCCACCACCTGGGCGGGCACCGCACCGGCGAGCGGACGGAAACCGAAGCCGGCGAGCACGCCCTGACCCCGCTCGGAGTGGGCGAAGTCCAGCCAGGACGCCGCCGAGGCGCTCTGGGCATTGGTGAGCACGGCGCCCGGGTTCTCGATGGTCAGGGTGTCGTCGGGAACGATGTAGTCGAACACGCCGGGGTTCTTGTGCCGGGCCAGGATGGCCTCGTTCTCATAGGAGATGAGCACATCGGCATTGCCCGAGGTGAACGCGGTGGTGGCGTCGCGGCCGCTGCCGGGCAGCGAGACGGTGTTGCCGAGCACCTTGCCCAGGAAGTCCTCGGCCTGGTCGTCGTGCTTGCCGTCGGCGCCGATGTGGGCCCAGGCGGCCAGGATGTTCCAGCGCGCCGACCCCGATGAGCTCGGATTGGGGGTGACCACCTTCACGTCGGGGCGGGCCAGGTCGTCCCAGCCGGTGATGCCCAGCGGATTGCCGGGACGCACCACCAGCACCACCACCGACTTGGTGACGATGCCGTTGTGGGCGCCCTTCTTCCAGTCCTGGGAGACCAGGCCCTTGTCGACCAGGCGGGTCATGTCCGACGACAGCGAGAAGTGCACGAAGTCGGCGGGCAGTCCGTTGGCGACATTGCGGCTCTGCTCACCCGACGCACCGAAGGAGGTCTGCACCTTCACCCCGGAGCCGCCCGGGGTGGTGCCCCATTCTGCGGCCAGGCCGAGGTCGGCCTCCGAGAGCACGGCGAAGCCGACGATGGTCAGCTGGCCGGCGCGCGTGCCGGCCGAGGCGATGTTGGAGCAGCCCGCGAGCGCCGAGGCGCCGAGTGCGGAGGCACCCACCACGGCGCTGACGCCGAGCAGGAAGCGCCGCCGGCTCACCGGACGGGGTCCGGGGCTACCGGATGCGTGCGCAGCACCCCGGGGCACTGCGGTGGGGAATCGTGAGGTCATTGATCGGGGGTCTCTCGTTGGTGGTGGCCGGATGGTCAGCCGCCATCACCCGCAGCCGGAAGCCGCGCAGCCCGATCAAGTGGTGGGAAACCCAGTGGTGGGTCCGGAGCTGGTTCCTGTCGTATCCCAGAGCATGGGATCGTGCGACATGGGGATGTTGGTCACATGGTTGCGCCACTCCCCGGGGGCCCTCGGCCTCGCCTGATCGGGTGCGCCAACCGGTTTGGACGGGGTCAGCGGCACACGGGGCACAGACAACAACACAGCGCGCGGCGCATCGACGGCGCCTGCCTCTGCCGTGTGATCATGACCGGAACTATAGGTCACACAATGGGTGGTTCTTGCAATCCAGGAGACACATTGGTGCCAATTCGCCCCCGCCGACACCGGGTGGCCCCTCACCTCTGGCCCACCCTTGACGCGGGTATTCCCCCTAGTCACAGCCATGTTCGTGACGTCCGGACGGCCGTTTCGACAATGCCTCGAATTAACCCGGATTTCACTCGGCGGCCGTCTCACACCCGGATACCCGGCCATTGTGGACACCGTGATTGCCGGCCTTGAATGCTCTGCTATTGTGGCGCCATGCTTACCGGAACCCATCCCACGATGCGTCGGGCCGTTGCCCTGCGCAGTGGGCTCGTGGCTTCCGATGTGTGTTGTCGGCTCGCCTGATCGCGCGCCCAGCACTTTCTCTCTCCCCTTTTCGCCGGGCTCGTGTGCCTGACGACTCCTGTGTATTGGTGTGCGCTGGCATACGTGGCTCCTGATCAAGGACATCAATCCGATGACAGCATCGAAACCCTCCCCCCGTTCCCGCAAGGACGCCGCCGCCACGGCGAAGGCAAGCACCGACCAGGCAGCCGCCGGTCCCGCGCAGTCGCCCGCCACGACCCCCGCGCCCCCGGCACGCAAGCCGTCGCTGAAGAAGGCCAACAAGCGTCCCGAGGGCCAGTGGGCCGTCGACGGCCAAGAGCCGCTCAACGCCAACGAGGTGGTCAAGGCCGCCGATGACGGGCTCCACGTGCGTCCCCGCATCATCGACATCTACTCCAAGACCGGCTTCGATTCGATCCCCGAGGACGACCTGCAGACGCGTTTCCGCTGGTGGGGCCTGTACACGCAGCGCAAGCCGGGCCTGGACGGCACCGCCAACGCCACGATGAGCGACACCGAGCGTTCCGACAAGTACTTCCTGCAGCGCATCCGCATCGACGGCATGCCGCTGAGCATCCAGCGGCTGCGCGTGCTGGCGTCGATCTCCACCGACTTCGGACGCGACACCGCCGACATCACCGACCGGCAGAACCTGCAGGTGCACTGGATCGACGTGGCCGACCTGCCCGAGATCTGGCGTCGGCTCGAATCGGTGGGCCTCAACACCGTGCACACCGCCGGTGACGCGCCCCGCGCCTTCACCGCCTCCCCGGTGGCCGGCGTCTCGGCC
The window above is part of the Propionibacterium freudenreichii subsp. freudenreichii genome. Proteins encoded here:
- a CDS encoding ABC transporter permease encodes the protein MTTLVENPTVTTSPVATGLHNRADLAQTVRNSLTMAYRGLLKIRHNPEQLVDVLVQPILFTLMFAYLFGGAIAGNVASYLPALIPGILVQTVITTSMVTGTQLREDMDKGVFDRFRSLPIARIAPLAGALLADTIRYAIATTLTFAMGYLLGLRPAGGLGRVVVAGLLVMACAWAISWIFALLGVVARTAASVQGFGMIVLFPLTFLSNAYVPVDTLPAALKWFANVNPLSHLITAVRELINQSTISGEFWLTLLGAAVIVAIFAPLTVRAYMRRA
- a CDS encoding sulfate/molybdate ABC transporter ATP-binding protein, producing the protein MSIEIEGLNKSFGDFAALTDINLTIPTGEITALLGPSGGGKSTLLRIIAGLEKADTGTVVIGGTDTTTVPARKRDIGFVFQHYAAFKHMSVAKNVGFGLTVRKRPKDEIAERVDELLGLVHLSQFADRLPAQLSGGQRQRMALARALAVRPKVLLLDEPFGALDAKVRKELREWLARLHEQMQVTTVFVTHDQEEALELAQSVVVINRGRIEQIGAPEELYDEPANRFVMGFLGDTTTLDGQLIRPHDIRVHAEPRPGAIPGILERVQRIGFEVRLTVRPTEPGQPEVTVQLTRTVHKTSGILEGDAVWLEPLLGARTVPAVVPGEDLETPLTDADEQEVGASGAETFAA
- a CDS encoding sulfate ABC transporter permease, which codes for MKWGLRLFAIAYLTLLVAWPVALVVRNTFSSGFGVVAQTLSSPQVTSALRLTAIVAGIAVVINLVFGVGISLLLVRYRFPGRRILSLLVDLPMSVSPVVVGLALTLVYAKDAALGGALFHAGYRIIFATPGMVLATVFVSLPLMIRELVPVLQEIGDDQEQAANSLGASGWQAFWRITLPGIKWAVVYGVVLSLARSLGEFGAVKVVSGNVSQLTQTATLAVEETYQNFDQQTAYTVALLLTLATVISIIVVSILRPKETAK
- the cysT gene encoding sulfate ABC transporter permease subunit CysT, which translates into the protein MSQHSVGQLGLGLPASDTVISGVTGIAGATEIPARATRPARTDAGETPASRALLGAVWDALRSRLRRSGGGKGNGGESKSGRRALTGSSGIGLGVAVLWFSLLVLIPLAAVVGTAASGGVGPFVAALTNKQTLNAILLTSGISLLVTALNVVVGTLIAWVLVRDRFWGRSVLDVVIDIPFALPTVVAGLVLLSLYGDGSPLGIDIANTRWAVVFALAFVTLPFVVRAVQPVLEELDTDVEEAAGLLGASQPTIFVKVVLPSLVPAITSGAALSFARGISEYGSLVLLSGNLPNRTEVVSVRVLSHIENGDLVSASALATGMLIIAALAIFGLDVIRRKAARRDS
- a CDS encoding sulfate ABC transporter substrate-binding protein; amino-acid sequence: MTSRFPTAVPRGAAHASGSPGPRPVSRRRFLLGVSAVVGASALGASALAGCSNIASAGTRAGQLTIVGFAVLSEADLGLAAEWGTTPGGSGVKVQTSFGASGEQSRNVANGLPADFVHFSLSSDMTRLVDKGLVSQDWKKGAHNGIVTKSVVVLVVRPGNPLGITGWDDLARPDVKVVTPNPSSSGSARWNILAAWAHIGADGKHDDQAEDFLGKVLGNTVSLPGSGRDATTAFTSGNADVLISYENEAILARHKNPGVFDYIVPDDTLTIENPGAVLTNAQSASAASWLDFAHSERGQGVLAGFGFRPLAGAVPAQVVGANDPGNPYPTPDRLLTIDKDFGGWSKVNKKFFADGGLITKLLSKVASS